TCTCGGGTTTCAAAAAGGTTTAGCTCGTCTTCCATAACGCCAATACGCAGGCTAAATAAATCGTAGCGGGCTACTTCACTGCTTTCGTGGGTACAGGCTAGTAAAAAAATGATAGTAAGTAAAACAAAGGCCTTCATCATTAAATAGTATGCCATTTTTTAAGCAATTATTCAAGTAATAAAAAACAAGGTTGAAAGCTATTAGTTTTTATGCTAGTATAATTAAGGAGATTTTAGCATAAGGATTACTTAATTAATATAAGTGAGTGTTAAGGGATATTTCCGGATTAAATTTGCTTGCTACCGAATTGACAATTTGCCCAATAAGGTTTAAAATTTAGTTTAAACTAAATTTAGAGGAGAAAAAATTATGACCAGTTACAAAGATTTAGGGCTAGTTAATAGCCGCGAGCTCTTTAAAAAAGCGATGGCCGGTAAATATGCCATACCTGCCTTTAACTTTAACAACATGGAGCAAATGCAGGCCATTATTGCCGCCTGTGTAGCCACCAAAAGCCCGGTTATTTTGCAGGTGTCGGCAGGGGCACGCAAATATGCCAACGCCACCTTGCTGCGCAATATGGCTAAAGGTGCGGTAGAATATGCGGCCGAGCTGGGGCTAGCTATCCCCATCGTACTACACCTTGACCATGGCGATAGCTACGAACTATGTGTTTCGTGCATAGAATCGGGCTTTAGCAGTGTAATGATTGATGGCTCGCATCACTCTTACGAAAAAAATGTCGAGCTTACCGCTAAAGTGGTAGAATATGCCCACAAATATGATGTTACCGTTGAAGGCGAGCTGGGTGTGTTAGCCGGCATCGAGGACGATGTCGTGGCCGAGCACCACACCTACACCGAGCCCAGTGAGGTGGAAGATTTTGTTAAAAAAACCGGCGTAGATAGCTTAGCTATTAGCATTGGCACCAGCCATGGGGCTTTTAAATTTAAGCCGGAGCAATGTACCCGTAACGCCGCCGGCATTTTAGTCCCGCCGCCGCTGCGTTTTGATATTTTAGCCGAAATTGAAAAACGTATTCCCGGCTTTCCTATCGTGCTGCACGGCGCTTCATCGGTACCGCAAGAATATATAGAGATGATTAAAAAATACGGCGGTGAGGCGCCTAATGCTATTGGTATCCCCGAAGACGAGCTGCGCAAAGCCGCTGCCAGCGCCGTTTGCAAAATTAACATTGACAGCGATGGCCGCTTAGCGATGACGGCGCTTATCCGCAAAGTATTTGCCGAAGAACCTACCGAGTTTGACCCGCGCAAGTATTTAGGACCAGCCCGTGATGAGCTTAAAAAGCTGTATATGCATAAGACGGAAGCTGTGCTGGGTAGTGCGGGAAGGGTGTAAAGATTTAATAAATGCTGCAAAAAAATCTCCTTAAATAAAGGAGATTTTTTTATTTATCTAATCATTAAAAATGGCATCGTAACGTTCGCTATCGCGTTTAAAGGCTACTACCGCCCCTTCGGTACCGCTTGCCTTAGCTTTAGCCAATGCTTCGCGCGCCTCACGCACTAAAAGGTGCGGCGAAACTTTCCGCTCGGTAAAAGACGATACACCATAACTGGCTTTAATAGCCTCATATTTACCTTGATAGCCGGCAATTTGTTTTAAAGCCTCTTCTTCGTTTATCGTTAAAGCAACGGCAGCTAGCTTAGCGTTTATCATTTGGATAGTGCCTTGCTCAAAAAAGCTGGCTAAACTATCTTTAAAATCTAATTCATCGCCATCATTAAGCTCTAAGCAAAGTAAGCTTAACCGGTCGTTATCGTTGGCTAAGGCAGCCAAGCTATCTTCTAAATTTTTAAAACTTCGTGCTTCGGCTTCTTCCTCCGGCGAGGCAGTTGCCTCCGGTAAGTAGCTATCTAAATCGTTTAAATCGCTCAAGTCATCTAGGGCGCTCATATCTTCTTCTATTAAATTATTTAAATCATTAGCTTCTTCGTTATTATCTAAAAAATTAGCTAAATCATCTAAATCTTCGCTTAAGTCGTCTGGCGGCGCTAAGTTATTTATGGTTTCTAAGTCTTCACTCAAAGTAAGCGGTTCATCTAAAGATAACTCGGTACTATCCGCATCTTCTGTTTCAGGTTCGTTTAAATTATCGGCGGTCAGTTCTTCTTCAAACTCGGGTATCTCCGGCAAATTAAAGTCGTCAACGTTATTAACAGCCTCTTCCGCTTCAGGCTCAGATAAGTTATCCACATTAAAATCATCTTCCGGTAACTCTAAATCTTTCAAAGCCGGTAAACTAAAGGCTTCTTCATCGGCTTCGCTAGCCATTGTTTCTTCCGCTGCCGGCTCGCTTAAATTATCATTATCATCACTAAGCTCGTCTTCGTTAAAATCCGGCAAATTAAATTCTTCGGGCTGGTCTAACCCCTCAATGGCCGGCAAACCGGCTAGTTCGGTATCTAAACTAAAATTATTAAAATCGTCCTCTGGGTTTTCTTCACTCATTAAAGCAAAATCGGGCTCATCTTCTTGGTTGGTAGCGGTAAAATTGGTTAAAAAATCGTCATCGCTGCTGTCTAATAACGAGCTATCAAAAGCCGGCCCGGCAGTTGCTTCAGCCGCTTTTTTACTTACTTTAGTTTTACTGCGGGCTGCCGGTTCGTCGTCATTTAGCTCGAAGGGTTCATCGCTGCCGCTGGCTTCGTGGGCAAGTAACCCTTTACGGTTTTTAAAGTAAATGGCTAAAGTATTCATAAACAGCAGTAAGGCCGTTACCACTAAAAAAGCCCCAGTTAGGCCTAAAGCCCGCCTTAATAAAACTAAGGCGTTTTGGGCATTAATTAACGATACAATAACATCTAATTGGGGAGTTTGCCCGCCGCCAGTAAGCTGGGTCGTAAAAAGACCGTACCTAAAGTTGATAAAACGATAGTCGCGGTGAGCGTTAAGCTGTACCGTACCGCCTCTTTGCACATAAAAAAGCCGGTTATTCCCATCGTAAGCGGCAATTACCTCGATATTAGGGTTAGTGCGCATTATGCTCTCTAAAGCCGTGCTATTAAAGTTACCGGCTGCCAAAGCCTGCTGGCTTTGCTCACGCACGCTTTGGATAATAGCCCCCGAAGCCCTTACCCCGTTAGACCTTTGAGTAAGTAAAGATACCGCCACAAATGTAGCAAAACCTGCTAAAATGATAACGGTAGCCCACATGTAAATGGTAAGTAATATTCCTTTAGTCGTTCTTTTCATTATTCCAACTTTTTATAGGTAAAGCACCTAATTGATTAGCCCTTAGCAGGCAAGTTACTTATTAATTATTTCGGCAGTTAAGCAGCTTTTTTGTAATTAACCTTATTTTTTTATTGCCGCTATTACGGTAGCTAAACGCATAATTATAAAAACACCGGCGCTAAGAGCAATAATACTTAACCAAGTGCTTACATTAATAGGCACTGTCCTAAAAAAATTACCGCCAAATTGCCCTATTAAAATTTGCCCCGCTAAAATAGCCGCTACTACCAGCCAAAATAAATTATTAGCAAAAAATTGCTTTAGCCTAAATTTTTGTTTAAACAGCCGCATATTAAATAAGTTCCATAATTGTAACATAACAAAAAAATGAAAAAAGATGGTGGATTGATAAGCCGAAAGCCGGCCGTTAGCTATTAAATAACCCAGCATAATAGCCACAAAAAGACCGGCCGTACTAAACATTTTAATAGCCATTGCCTTAGTAATAATAAAGGCTTTACTATTACGCGGCGGCTCTTTAAGTAATTGCGGGGTAGCCTCTTCGCTGGCAAGGGCTAAAGCCCCTAAAGTGTCCATAATTAAATTTATCCATAAAAATTGCATAACGGTAAAAGGTAAATCTACCCCGATAAACGGCCCCGCCAACGCAATGGTAATGGCGGCAATATTACTGGTTAATTGAAACATAATAAAACGCTGAATATTTAAATAAAGGCCGCGCCCCCACATAACCCCGTTAATAATACTTTTAAACGAATCGTTTAGTAAAATAATATCGCTGGCCTCTTTGGCAATAGCCGTACCGGTTTGACCCATCGCCAGCCCAACATCGGCGTGGTTTAAAGCCGGGCCGTCGTTACTGCCATCGCCGGTAACGGCTACTACCTCACCTTTTTTTTGCAGCAGCTTAACCAGCCGCAATTTATCCTGCGGCCTTGCCCGGGCCATAATAACTAGGCTGCTTACTTTTTCTTCGGCCTCTTCAGCGCTAAGGGCTTCAAATTCGGCGCCGGTTAAAATAAGGCTGTCCTCTTTTAACAAGCCGGCCTCACGGCCAATTTCACGCGCCGTTTCTATGCTATCACCGGTAAGCATTTTAATACCGATACCGGCGGTAAGGCAATCGGCCACCGCCTGCGGCACTTCGGGGCGTACCGGGTCGGCTATACCGGCCAACCCAAGCCAAGTTAAATTATTGATAGTTAATAAATCCGGTTCATCATTATCCTCAAGGTAACTGTAAGCAAACCCAAGCGTACGCCGGGCTTTAGCTTGCTCGCTGTGCATTATATTTTGCCACTCGGTTTTAGTTTTACCGTTAAAGTTAGCGCATCTTTCGAGGATAGCCTCCGGCGCCCCCTTAACCAAAACCATTTTTTTAGCGTTATAACGGCCAAAGGTAGCCATATATTTGTGCTGGGTATGAAAAGGCAGTTGGTTAATTACCTTAAAATTATCGCGTAAAATTTGGTAGTTTTGCCCTTGTTCTTTTAAATAAAGCAACAACGCTCCTTCGGTGGGATTACCTACAACCTTCCCCTCTGCACTTAAGTTCGCGCTGCTATTAGCAGCCAACGCTAAAGAGATAAGCTCGTTTTGCTGGCCGTCATTATGGTTATAGTAAAGCTCGGCTAGGCGCATTTGGTTCATGGTTAAAGTACCGGTTTTATCGCTGCAAATTACGGTGGTGGCCCCAATGGTTTCACAGGCTTCCATCTTGCGTACTAAGGTGTTATCTTTCATCATTTTACGCATACTGTACGCAAGGCTTAAGGTAACGCTCATTGGTAAACCTTCGGGCACGCTTACTACAATAATGGTAACGGCTATCATAAAAATGATGAGCATATTTTCGATATTAACCAGCAGCGGTAAATCGAAACCCACCAACCCTTGCATAAAGGCCCGGCCGCTAAGTACCACCAATAAAAAGAGAGCGATGGTAAAACCTACCCGAGCTATAACCTTAGCCAATCCCTCCAGCTGCTGTTTAAGCGGGCTGGTCAGCTCGTTATCTTCGCCGGCAAGCCGGGCGGTTTTACCCATTTCGGCGTTATCCCCAATGGCCATTATTTTAACAATAGCATGGCCGTTACGCACAAAAGTACCTTTAAAAGCTTTATAAACGGGGTAAGGGTCATCGGCGTTAGCTTGATGACTATTCCCATCGTACATAATTTTATGCACAGGTAAACTTTCGCCGGTTAAAGGCGATTCGTCTACCTCAAAGCTGCCGGCTTCTATAATTAAAGCATCGGCCGGTACTTCATCGCCGGTTTCTAGGGCTACTAAATCGTCGATAGTAATATATTTACGTTCTATCAACTGATAACTGCCGCCGCGTATTACTTTATAAAGCTGGTCGTCGCTTACTTTATTTAATAGGTCAAACTCTTTGCCGGCTTTGTATTCGTTAATAAAGGCCAGCCCGGTAGAAAGTAAAATGGCAATAAAAATAGCCACACCTTCGGCAATTTCGCCTTTAAAAAGGCCGGTAATGCTGGCCACAATGGCCGCTAACAGTAATATTTTGATGGTAGGGTCGTTAAATTTTTCTATGTATAACCTAAACATAGTTTTGCGTTTAGGCGGCGTAAGCACATTAAGGCCGTATTTAGCCTGATTAGCCTTAACTTGCTCTGGGGTTAATCCTTGCATTATTTTACCTCTGCTAAGAGTATAGTTTATTTAACAACTAAAAATCAAGGCGTTTAAGTAAAAGAAAAACCGCCGAAAGGCCATTAATGGGCATTTTTGCCTTTAATAAAGTTAATAATTAATACATAACGGGCACATAAGTATAATTATTATAAATAATTGCATATAAAAATTTATTTTAAATTTAATATAAAATAATAATTGCATATAAAGCAACATATTATTGAGTTAAAAACTTATGCAAGCTGGCAAAATTTATACGTTTATGCAAAATAAGGTTGACACAATAAAAGTTTTATGTTTAAATTAGTCAAAATTCATTATAAGAGGAGTTGTTTATGAAGAAACTTATATGCCTCGCTTTACTTGTTTTTTCTTTTACAATGATTGCCTGCCCCAGCGGCGGGAACAACGGGGTAGAGTTTGCCATTGCCAACGGCGGTGAGCCGCAATCGCTAGATCCATCACAGGCCAGCGGTGTGCCTGAAAGACGTATTTTTACAGCTTTGTTTGAAGGGCTTACCCGTATAGACCCACAAACAGGCGGCCCAAGACCGGGACTTGCCGAAAGCTGGGAATACAGTACCGACCGCACAGTAATGACCTTTACTTTAAGGCCAAATTTAACCTTTAGCGATGGTACACCTATCGATGCTAATGCCGTAGTAGATTCTTTAAGGTATTATATTTTACCAACTACCGCCAGTACTTGGGCCAGCACCTACATGAATAACATTGCCGGCGCCGCCGCTGTTATTGCCGGCCAAGCCGCACCGGAAACCGCCGGTTTTAGAGTAGTTGGTCCGCGCACGGTAGAAATTACCTTAACCGGCCCCGTTCCTTTTATGGAAGAAAGGCTGGCTCACACCGCTTTCCAAATTTTACCTATGCACATTATCCGCC
This DNA window, taken from Spirochaetaceae bacterium, encodes the following:
- a CDS encoding class II fructose-1,6-bisphosphate aldolase, translated to MTSYKDLGLVNSRELFKKAMAGKYAIPAFNFNNMEQMQAIIAACVATKSPVILQVSAGARKYANATLLRNMAKGAVEYAAELGLAIPIVLHLDHGDSYELCVSCIESGFSSVMIDGSHHSYEKNVELTAKVVEYAHKYDVTVEGELGVLAGIEDDVVAEHHTYTEPSEVEDFVKKTGVDSLAISIGTSHGAFKFKPEQCTRNAAGILVPPPLRFDILAEIEKRIPGFPIVLHGASSVPQEYIEMIKKYGGEAPNAIGIPEDELRKAAASAVCKINIDSDGRLAMTALIRKVFAEEPTEFDPRKYLGPARDELKKLYMHKTEAVLGSAGRV
- a CDS encoding calcium-translocating P-type ATPase, PMCA-type, whose amino-acid sequence is MQGLTPEQVKANQAKYGLNVLTPPKRKTMFRLYIEKFNDPTIKILLLAAIVASITGLFKGEIAEGVAIFIAILLSTGLAFINEYKAGKEFDLLNKVSDDQLYKVIRGGSYQLIERKYITIDDLVALETGDEVPADALIIEAGSFEVDESPLTGESLPVHKIMYDGNSHQANADDPYPVYKAFKGTFVRNGHAIVKIMAIGDNAEMGKTARLAGEDNELTSPLKQQLEGLAKVIARVGFTIALFLLVVLSGRAFMQGLVGFDLPLLVNIENMLIIFMIAVTIIVVSVPEGLPMSVTLSLAYSMRKMMKDNTLVRKMEACETIGATTVICSDKTGTLTMNQMRLAELYYNHNDGQQNELISLALAANSSANLSAEGKVVGNPTEGALLLYLKEQGQNYQILRDNFKVINQLPFHTQHKYMATFGRYNAKKMVLVKGAPEAILERCANFNGKTKTEWQNIMHSEQAKARRTLGFAYSYLEDNDEPDLLTINNLTWLGLAGIADPVRPEVPQAVADCLTAGIGIKMLTGDSIETAREIGREAGLLKEDSLILTGAEFEALSAEEAEEKVSSLVIMARARPQDKLRLVKLLQKKGEVVAVTGDGSNDGPALNHADVGLAMGQTGTAIAKEASDIILLNDSFKSIINGVMWGRGLYLNIQRFIMFQLTSNIAAITIALAGPFIGVDLPFTVMQFLWINLIMDTLGALALASEEATPQLLKEPPRNSKAFIITKAMAIKMFSTAGLFVAIMLGYLIANGRLSAYQSTIFFHFFVMLQLWNLFNMRLFKQKFRLKQFFANNLFWLVVAAILAGQILIGQFGGNFFRTVPINVSTWLSIIALSAGVFIIMRLATVIAAIKK
- a CDS encoding ABC transporter substrate-binding protein; the protein is MKKLICLALLVFSFTMIACPSGGNNGVEFAIANGGEPQSLDPSQASGVPERRIFTALFEGLTRIDPQTGGPRPGLAESWEYSTDRTVMTFTLRPNLTFSDGTPIDANAVVDSLRYYILPTTASTWASTYMNNIAGAAAVIAGQAAPETAGFRVVGPRTVEITLTGPVPFMEERLAHTAFQILPMHIIR